From Candidatus Xianfuyuplasma coldseepsis:
AAATCATGCGCGTTAAATGGTTGAAATGTTAAGCGTTTTGATTGCAAAGTGGTTAGATCCATGTGATACCTCCCTTGTTGATAGCTTCATTATACGACATATGAGAGGATAATGTAATGGACAACTTTACTGTTTATGTCGTTTTCAGTGATTGTTGCTTGTATTGTTTATGTCGGTTACTTTGAATGGACGTAATGAAGCGCATCGTAAAGTAGAATCCGAACAATGCGATATACAATAGCTGATTTTCATTGGCGATTAGGATGACATGCAGTCCAACGAGGAGAAAGAACACATAAGCAGTTTTGTGCAGTGTTTTCCAGGTTTTATACGACATTTTACGTCGTACTTTTTGGAAACTGGTGATGAATAAAGGAATCATCATCAGGTACGCCAACAGTCCTAGAAGAAACGATAATGTCACCGATCCATACAATAACTCCATAAGGTAATATTCGACGTATCCAAATGCGTGAGGAAACATTAAAATGCTACCGATTATGGCTAGTTCGGCACGAACAGTAAATAGTTTTTTGCGAACAGTATTACGTTCCAAAAGACCACTGAATAGAACAACGATAAAGAACGCAATGGGGACATATCCGAGATTGACAATGTTTGGAACTTCTCTTGTGGTAAACAACACAACGACAATCGCCATTGCGTAAAGTGTTGTATTGTGTTTGTGAATCTCTTTTGAGAACAAGATGGACACAATAAAAAGGATAATCGTACTATACAATATAACAATCATTAATCATCATCCTCCCATTCCCACTCCCATTCGTCTTCTTGTTCCTCATAATCGTCATCATCATAATCATCATCATAAAATAGTGTCGAAACTCCAGCCAAACTATTAAGGGAAAATGACGAGGATATCGAAGATGAGGCAACTCCATCAATTCTTGTTTCAAGTGTACTAGCTCCGGCGATAGAGTCGACACCCAGTGGCGTCGAGGTATCCGTTGTTAACATCGTAAAACCTGTTAATACTAATAAAAATCCGAAAACAATGACGGTTTTCATGCAAACCAACTCCTTCGTATACAAATATATACAACGAGATGAATTGTTATTCTCCTTTAAATTAGAAATAATCTAAAAAATAAAAAAAGACCTTAAAAATGGTCTTTTTTAGCGTAACGTTACATGTTCTTTTAAGGTTGCTTCAATGTGTTCACGCAGCGCTTGATGTTGTTCTCTTCCGTGTAGGGCGAAGTATAGAGAACGAAGGATATTGCGGACATTGTTTTTTATATAATATGCTGCGGGATACGTTGTTGGTTTCGTATAAGATCCTAGTTGCGAAATCCAACTTTTCCAATACTCTTCTTCAAGTATGTTTGCATCTAGTGCATTCATAATGGCTACTACCATTCGTTCATCTTCATCATGTGAAAAGTAGTAGTGATTGATTTTAAACTTATTTTGAATGGCATTTAGCATGGATTTAAAAATCGTTTCGTTGAAGTCTTCTACTTTAAACAATTGTGCGAATAAATCCGCACTATGAGCGATGCTGTGCATGAACCCAACCGTCTCATTGTAACCATCTAAAATTGTTTCTTGTTGGAAGTAACTCATAAATGCGGTGGATAGTTGTTTGATGTATTTGACTGGGATGATGTGATCGCGGTTGTGAACGTGAACTAAAATAACCAATTGCAAAACGGTGAATGAACGAATCAAGACACTGTATTCGATAATGTTGTCGAGATCAAATAGAAGATATTCAGGTCCAATTAGCTTGTCTAAAACTGCTGTAAGTTCGTCTTCTGTTAAGTGTTTGTCGTGTAATAGATGAGCGAGAGCGGGATAGACGAGTTCGTCACGTATCTGTGGGTCTTTAATGCCAATGTCTTCCAGTAGATCCAATACTAATTCGAATTTGTTGACATCTTTGAACGCGTACCCAGATTGTTTTTGATCCTTTAAGAATTGTAATTGTTTTTCTTCCATAATGCACCTCCATACCTATTATATATAAGAAATGGAATCAACTCTACTGTTTCTTGAAAAAAACAAAAAAGAATACTTGGGTAGGTATTCTTTTTTGTTTGTGTATGATAAATATGATGTTAAGCAATTTGGAGAGAAGAGAATAGTTCTTTGAAGACGGCTTTTTCGAAGGCGGAATCACGATTCAGTTCGACTTTGTTTAGATATCCTTCGGAATGATGCGATGCATGTTCAACGATTTTCCCATCAATGCTTATTAAAATGTCGTAATCGAACCAGTAATGGTTGTCATCTTCGTATAAGAAGTGCAGTTGCATTGAATTGTCATCCTCGTAGTTGACTTGTAGTTTGGCTAATTTTCCATTGAGAAAATCAGTGGTTATTTTTGATAGACGGCTGTATTTTTCCATGATTTCACCTTCTCTACTTTGGATTCAATTTCTTGTGCTTCCCCAGCTTTAAAATATGCTAGTTTTACTAGTACGGGTCCTGTTAGAGCGAATACGAGAACAGCAGCAAGAACAACGTTTTGAATAATCGATGCGGCTTCAATATTTACCGCAGAAACAGTATTGTATGTGGCGATAGAGAGACCGATTGCAACACCTGATTGTGGCAATAATCCAATCCCTAAGTATTTTTTTACAACCGAACCAGATTTTACCATTGTCGCACCTAGGAATGCACCGGCAAACTTACCAACTACTCGACCGAGAATATAAACAATTCCGACAAGTCCGGCAGCGAAAACAACATCGAATTGCAGTTGTGCGCCAGCTAATGTGAAGAAGGTGATCATGATTGGTGGGACAAAGAATCGAATGGTCTCTTCTTCCAGAATATAACACTCTTTATTAATCAAGTTGGTGACAACGGTACCTGCAAGCATTGGTGTTAGAATCGGTGAAGCTCCAAAGAGAAGTGCGGCTCCAGTTGTGAGGAATACCGTGATAACAACAACATTTAGGCTTTTTTCTTTGCGATCAGAACCGCTAGAAATATTTCGTACGGCAAAGCCACTGATAAGTCCAATTGCGATACCCAGTACTGCGCTGATACCAATTTCAATCAATGGTTCTCGAAGTAAATGCAAGATGTTTACTTCGCTTGTATCGGTGCCAAGAAGACTCATACTGATCGAAAGAAGTAGACCAAACAAGATAACACCTACTGCATCATCCAATCCAACAACTGGTAAAATTGTATCCGTAAGCTCGCCTTTTGTACGATACTTTTTGTTCAGCATCATGATTTCAGCGGGACTAGTAGCCGCTGCAATTGCCCCTAAAATTAGTGCGATTGGTAAATCAACGAAGAACTGTAACGCAAAGATGACAAGTCCAGTTGTTGCAACGGCTTGAACAATCGTAATGATTACAATTTTAGTTCCTGATTTTCGTAATTTACCAAACCATAGTTCGTTCCCTACTTGAAACGCAATAAAACCAAGTGCAACATCGGTAATTATTGACACTTGATGAACGTCGTCAAGTGAAATAATACCTGTGATTGGACCAAGGAATAATCCGGCAACAAGGTATCCTGTAATAGCAGGGATTTTCATCATTTCAAACAAACGACCCATGAATAACCCGGCAAATATAATAATCCCGAGGTTGACAATCGCGTTTGCGAGATCGCCTGAAACGGCAGCATTTAATAACATCATATTTTATCACTCCATTATGTGTATGAATCACCTAAAACCCATTTAATAGATGATTCTGTCTCGTTGCAATGTACATTATTTGACGTAGCAACCACTAGTGATTATACTCCTGAAAAAAGAAAAATCAAGGGGTTTTTTAAAGAAAAAAATGACTGATTAGTCAATTACTGGTCAAAGATATTTATACTGTGCGCTAAAGTGGTATTAAAAAAAATTCAAAAAAATATTATGGCTTTATAAAGGTAAAAAACCATATTTTGAGTGACTACTTAGTCAGTTTTTAAAATGTAAGTGCTACCATTTATATTATAAATATTATACTATAATATTTATATGGTCAATGTAAAGGTTTACATTGATTAAAAGACATAAAAATTTGTTGAAAAAGTTGACAAAATCATTACACAGGAGTACAATTACAAGCGGTCGAATGAAAGAAGGAATTATAATGAGCATAGTGAAACGACAACATATTATTGAAGTAGCGATGAAATTATTTGTTGAGCATGGATTTCACGCTACGCCGACGTCGCAAATTGCTAAGAAAGCAAAAGTCAGTGTGGGGACGTTGTTTAATTATTTTCCAACAAAAGAGGATCTAATTGAAGCGATTTATATTCATATAAAATTACATTCAAAAGCTACTTTTTTAGAATTGTTGGAAGTTAAGCAAAATGTTCATGACACCCTACAATCAATGTGGCATGCAATTATCCAGTGGGGAATTGAAAATCCCAATGAATTTCGTTACTTGGAATTGTTTTGCCACTCACCGTTTAAAAATACGTATCGTACTGAAAAATCGTTAGAGGCCTATAAACAATTTCAAAACGAAATTATGAAAAAAGTAATCCCCTCAACGATTTGTGGAGATTACCCTGAATATGTACTTACTTATATCGATAATTCATTACATGCCACGACAAGATACCTACTTGAACATGATGTGGAGAATCCCAATGAGTTCATTAATACGACGTTTGATTTGGTGTGGAAAGGATTATCCTTTCATGGAAACGATAAAGAAGGCTATTAAAGTCTTCTTTTTTATTTTGTTACTATTCGCTGATACGCTAGAGTATGATATAATGTATATGGATTTACGAAAGGTGTGTTGTTTTGAAACAAGGTCGAATCATTAAATTAATCGGGGGTCTGTATACGGTTCGTTGTGAATTGGGGATCAACTATGAGGTTAAGGCAAGAGGAAAATTCCGTCATATTAATGAAAGCCCCAAAGTCGGGGATATCGTTACATTTGATAATGATTTCATTATGACAGTAGAAGAACGAGAGAATAATCTTGTCCGACCACCTGTAGCAAACGTTGATCAGGCATTATTAATCAATAGTACAAAAGAACCAAATTTCAGTTTTCATTTACTGGATCGTTTTTTAATGTTAATAGAGAACGAGGATATCACACCGGTTATTGTTGTTACAAAGATTGATTTGTTAACGCAAGACGAGTTGAACCAATTAAAAGAACAATTAGCCTACTATGAAACGTACTACAAAGTTGTTTATTTAAGTTCGAAAACAAAAGAGAACATTGAAGAACTCAAGCATCTGTTTGAAGGTAAAATTAGTGTCTTTGCTGGACAAACAGGTGCCGGAAAAAGTAGTTTATTGAACGCGTTAAATCCTCATTTTGATCTAGAGACAAATGAGATTTCTAAAGCGCTTGGTCGCGGAAAACATACGACTCGCCATAGTGAATTGTTGGACGTCTTTGGGGGCTTAGTCGCTGATACACCAGGATTTAGCAAATTGGATTTTTATGACATTGAACTGGAAAATGTACCGGTTAACTTTGTTGATTTCTTTGAACGATCAAATCAATGTAAGTTTCGTGCATGCACCCATATTAATGAACCCAAATGTAAGGTTCAAGAAGATGTAAAAAACGGTAATATCTTACCGTCCCGATATGAGAATTACAAGATAATATATGATGAAATTAAGAACCAAAAACCAAAGTATAGGAGTGAGTAACAATGATTATTGCCCCATCGATATTAAGTGCTGATTTTGGGAACTTACAGGAGAGCCTTTCCCAAGTGAAAAGTGCCAAATGGATTCATGTGGATGTCATGGATGGCCATTTTGTCCCCAATATTACCATTGGGCCAGTTGTTGTCAAAGGGTTACGTTCTTATACAGATCAAGTACTTGATACACATCTTATGATTGATAATCCTCTTCAGTATGCGAAAGCATTTGTGGAAGCAGGAAGTGATCGAATCACATTTCATTATGAAGCGGTAAATGATCCTTTAAAAGTGATTCGAGAAATAAAGCAACTAGGGGTACCAGTAGGTATCTCAATCAAACCGAAAACCGATGTGAAAAGCTTATTGACCATATTAGAAGATGTTGACTTGGTATTGGTGATGAGCGTTGAACCTGGATTTGGTGGACAATCGTTCATGCCTGAAGCTGTAGAAAAGATTAAGGAACTTACAACATTAAAAAAAGTCGTGAAGAATAATTACTTGATTGAGGTTGATGGTGGAATCAATAAAAACACTGCAAAATTATGTAAAGAAGCTGGTGTAGACGTATTGGTTGCTGGTTCGTACATCTTTAATAGTCCCAATCCAGAATCACAAATAGAAGATTTAAGATGACGTGTTATATATTTACAGGACCTTGTAATTACTCGCTTAGTGAATTGAATGAGTTCGATAAAACTGATTATATAATTGGTGTTGACCAAGGAGCGAAATATCTCGCTTCCAACAACTTGCATATGCACCTTGCTATTGGTGATTTTGATAGCATCAATGACAATGATCTTGATGTTATAAACACGCACTCTGAAGAGATTCAAACCCACCCGATCAAGAAGGATTATACCGATACTCACCTCGCGATATTAGAAGCCCATAAACGAGGTTATGAAGAAATCATACTATATGGTGGTGTTGGAAATCGATTTGATCATTCCTATGCTAATATGTTGTTGCTTCGATTAGGCAATATTACAATTGTTAACGATACAACCAAGATGTACATACTACAACCAGGAACATATACTATTAAAAACGAATTTCCCTATATATCTTTTTTTGCATTAGAAACGGTAGAACGTTTATCATTACAAGGATTTTTATATCCGCTTGAGAATATCCAATTAACCCCTTATGATCCCCTTTGTATTTCCAATCAGGGATCTGGTCGTGTTACATTTGGTAGTGGCTTATTACTCGTCGTTCACCAACGTGACACCAAATGAAAAAAGCACTCAAATGAGTGCTTTTTCATTAAGAAAGGGGGGAGATTTATGAAGAAAATTGCGATATTTCATAAAAAAAACCGTAAACGGTTTTTTGTCAACTGTTTAAGCGCGTTTTACTAATCCGCTTCGGAGTGCTCTTGCAGATACGTAAACTTTTTTGACAGTACCATCTTCATCGATGATACGCACTTTTTGTAAGTTGGCTTTCCAACGTCTTTTTGTAGCCGTTAATGAGAACGGACGTGAGTTTCCACTCATTCCTCTTTTTTTCGTAACATAACATTCTCGTGCCATATTTGTACCTCCTTCTAACGGATTTCAGCATTATTATTGTATCACACTAATAGTAAAAATCAAGTAATAAATACAATTTTTTTTTAAAAGCGTGAAGTTCGTCAAAATGGTTGTGTTTCACGTATAATATAAATATAGAAAGGACGTGATTCTGATGGTGTCATTCTATGATCTATTTATGGTCCCCCTTGAAAAACGTGGAATCCGTAAAACACGACAAAAACTGTTACAAGAAGCATGCGGTACTGTCCTAGAAATTGGTGCTGGTACAGGAGTGAATGTGAAGTATTATCAACCAACATGCATCGATGAGTTAATTATTACCGATCAAAAAGTAGGGAAACATTTAAAACAAAAACACCAGCCTCATATATCGTTTAAAGAAGCCCGTGCAGAACATCTTCCTTTTGATGATAATACCTTTGATACGGTAGTCCATACATTGGTGTTCTGTTGTGTCAATGATGTTGATCAAGGGTTGCAAGAAGTCAAGCGTGTTTTAAAGCCTGATGGTAAGTTATTGTTTATTGAACATGTCCTACCTCATAAACAGGGATTACGTCGATTATTTCGTTCGATTAATCCGTTATGGCGACTATTTAGTAGTGGATGTTCCTTAACCAAAGATTTTAAGAAGAGTTTGAATGAAAATGGATTTGACATTCAGGAACAAGGACAATTCATGAACACGGTATTTATCTATGGAACAGCGACACATAAGCGGTCTTAATGCTACTGTTGTTTGATTATCAAAATATGAGTGACTTTTCATATGTTTTTGGCTTCATGAAGCGAAAGCTTAAATTGTTGCATTTCAAAAATTTGTATGGTAAAATAATGAAAGTTATAAATAGTAGTATATTTTGTTTTAAAAAATTGGAGGAAAGCCTATGAACCCAACTGTAATTGATGGAAATCTACTGAAGTTATTAATTACAAATGGAACGATTGCTTTACGCAATGATCATCAGCGGATTAATGAATTGAATGTATTTCCTGTACCAGATGGAGATACCGGTAGTAACATGCAGTCAACGATGATGAGTGGTGTGAAAGCAATTGAATCACTTGAAAATGAAACAGTAGAAAAAATCGCTAAAACCTTATCAAGAGGTTTATTAATGGGAGCTAGGGGAAATAGTGGAGTTATATTATCGCAACTCTTTAGTGGGTTTGCAAAAGTATTTAAGGGAAAAGAAACTTGTAATACCAAAGAGTTTGTCGAAGGTATGGTACAAGGTGTAAAACAAGCATATGGGGCCGTAATCAATCCTGTTGAGGGGACGATTTTAACCGTAGCTCGCGAAGCTGCTGAAAAAGCATTAGAAATCGCAACAGATGAATCCGGTTTACACGACGTTATGAAAATCTATATTGAAGAAGCCTACGAATCACTAGAACGGACACCAGAATTACTGGCTGTATTAAAAGAAGCAGGTGTTATTGATAGTGGTGGTGCTGGATTCAACGTGATTATCGATGGTATGATTATGGCGCTAGAAGGACAAATTTTAGAAGATTCTAAGTTTAATACTGTTCCAAGTGTTGCCCAAGAAATTGGGACGTATTCATCCACCGAAGACTTCGGATACTGTACCGAATTTATCGTTCAATTAGCAGATGGAGAAAAGTTCAATAAAGATAAATTCACCAAACGAATCTCACGATTTGGAGATTCATTAGTCGTTGTAGCCGATGATCAAATTTGTAAAGTTCACATTCATACCAAAACACCTGGTGATGTCTTAAATTTTGGACAACAGTATGGAAATTTTGCAACATTAAAAATTGAAAATATGACATTACAACATAGTGAAACATTACTACACACCGAACACGAAGGTGGCGAAGAACAAGATTGTGGTCATCAACATGCTCATTACGATGGACCTCATTCCAAATATGGAATCATTACCGTTGTCAATGGTAAAGGGTTAAAAGAAACCTTTAAAGAAATGGGTGTTAGCTGCATTATCGATGGTGGGCAAACGATGAACCCATCAACAGAAGACTTTATCAATGCGGTTGAAAAAATCAAGTGTGAACATGTTATTATCATTCCGAATAATGGAAACGTCATGTTATCAGCACAGCATGCAGCACAATACATGGAAGACCGTAGTATCACGGTATTACCAGCAAAAACGATTGCTCAAGGTTATGCATCATTAACTATGTTTGATGCCAATCAAGACTTGGATGAAAATGTTGCTGAGATGCGAGATTTAATCCAAGCTGTTAAGACCGGTGAAGTAACCTACGCCGTTCGTGATACCGAGTATAAAGGTGTCAAAATCACTAAGGATGAGTTTATCGGAATTGCCAATGGTGAAATTGTTACCAGCAATGTGAAACGAATTGATACCGTATGTCATCTAGTTCAAGAATTATTGGATGATGACAGTGAAATTATCACGGTTATGTACGGAAAAACGGTCGAAGAAAAAGAACTGGAAGAAGTCATGCTTTGCATTGAAACCCATCATCCAGATGTCGAAGTAGAAGTGATTGAAGGAAATCAAGATATCTACTCCTACATTATCGCTGTAGAGTAAACAAAAGAGGAGAAATCCTCTTTTTTTATGGTATAATTAGTTCGTAAGTCAGGTGATAAAATGAGCCGTTTAGAATCGATCAAAGGCATTGGGCCACGGATGAAGGATAAACTAAATCGTAATCAAATTTACGATGCTTTTGACTTAATCCGTCGCTTCCCAAAACGGTACGAAGTATATCATTTAACAACATTAAAAGATGCCGCAGATGGTGCTCGAATTACCATTGAAGCAAAAGTGACAAGTGTCCCGACAGTCGCATACATTCGCAAGAACTTCAACCGCTTAAGTTTTCAAGTTGTGATTGAGGGAAGACCGTTTAAAGTCGCTATTTTCAACCGTGACTATCTTCGCAACATCCTTGATATTGGTGAAGATATCGTGCTAACGGGATCGATGGATCGAACGAAAAACACGTTTACTGCAACCACATTAAAACTAAAACGCAACTTCAAAAATGAAATCGAACCCATCTATAATATTGATGGTATTAGCGATAAGCAATTTCACAAATTTGCCAACCAAGCGATGGATGATTATGCATCATTTATTGATGATGATTTACCGCAAGAGTTACAAGAAAAATACAAACTCATCCCCTACCATGAACTACTGCGTATTGTCCATCAACCGCATACGATGAAAGAACTCGATAAGATAACACGACGGATCAAATATGAGGAGTTATTTAAATTCCAACTAAAAATGCAATACACCAGATTAAAAAACCGATCAAAAAAATCGTATTTAAAAGCTTATGATTTGCAGGCGGTAAAAGATTTTATTGCGTCACTTCCTTATGAACTGACAAACGACCAAAAACGCGCAACCAATCAAATCATTAAAGATATCAAATCACCGTATATCATGAATCGATTATTACAAGGTGATGTTGGTAGTGGTAAAACCGTCGTAGCAGCTATTACCGTCTTGGCCGTATTATCAAGTGGATATCAAGTGGCGATGATGGCTCCAACCGAGATTCTTGCGAAACAGCATTATCGTACATTTTATAAGTGGTTTGAACATCTGCCCTATGACGTATTATTACTGACGGGAAAACTAACGGCTACTGAACGTAGTGAAATTCTTGATAAAGTTAAGCATCAAGATAATGTGTTATTGATTGGTACTCATGCACTATTTAGTGATGATGTACACTACGATAATTTAGGGTATGTCATCACGGATGAGCAACATCGCTTTGGTGTTGAACAACGAAAAAAACTACGTGAAAAAGGATATCAACCTGATGTCTTATACATGAGCGCAACCCCCATCCCCCGAACACTGGCCATTAGTTTGTTTGGTGATATGGACATTACCACGATTCGTGAAAAACCAGCGTCACGACAAGCAGTTGAGACCAAATTGTTTTCCCTGAAACAAATGGATCTTGTCTATATGTTGATGGAAGAAGAATTGCGGAAGAATCACCAAATTTATGTAGTTACACCACTTATTTTAGAAAGTGAAACGACGGATTTATCCAATGCCCAAAATGTATTTCGACAACTTCGCAATCATTTCAAAGACTACTCGATTGGATTGATGCATTCAAAAATCAAGCAAGATAACAAAGAGCAAGTGATGAAGTTATTTGAGGAAAATAAGATCAATATTCTTGTTAGTACAACCGTCATTGAAGTTGGTGTCGATATCGCCAATGCAACGATGATGGTCGTCTTTGACAGTGATCGTTTTGGATTAAGTCAATTACACCAATTGCGAGGACGCATTGGTCGCAGTACGATTAAAAGTTACTGTCTCTTACTCCATCGTGACGATGACGAAGTCAAAGAACGACTAGAGATTATGGAAACAACGGATGATGGCTTTGCCTTAAGTGAACAAGATTTACGTTTACGCGGTCCAGGAGAGTTCTTTGGGTATCGCCAAAGTGGAGATATGAAGTTTGAACAAGCCGATATTGTTCAAGATGCACACATATTGGAAATCGCCAAACAAGATGCGCTTGATATATTGCAACAAAAAGACAATTACTATAATCCCAAATATCAACCGTTATTCAAGTATCTAAAAGCACAATTACGAAAAACGAATCTCGATTAATATGATATAATGAAATACAGTAGAGGTGATACGATGATTAAAATAGCAATCGATGCAATGGGTGGCGATTACGCACCCAAAGAACAAGTTCAAGGAGCCATGTTGGCGATAGAGAAAATTGATGATATTGAATTGACATTGTATGGTGATGAAACCACAATTC
This genomic window contains:
- the rpe gene encoding ribulose-phosphate 3-epimerase → MIIAPSILSADFGNLQESLSQVKSAKWIHVDVMDGHFVPNITIGPVVVKGLRSYTDQVLDTHLMIDNPLQYAKAFVEAGSDRITFHYEAVNDPLKVIREIKQLGVPVGISIKPKTDVKSLLTILEDVDLVLVMSVEPGFGGQSFMPEAVEKIKELTTLKKVVKNNYLIEVDGGINKNTAKLCKEAGVDVLVAGSYIFNSPNPESQIEDLR
- a CDS encoding TetR/AcrR family transcriptional regulator — protein: MSIVKRQHIIEVAMKLFVEHGFHATPTSQIAKKAKVSVGTLFNYFPTKEDLIEAIYIHIKLHSKATFLELLEVKQNVHDTLQSMWHAIIQWGIENPNEFRYLELFCHSPFKNTYRTEKSLEAYKQFQNEIMKKVIPSTICGDYPEYVLTYIDNSLHATTRYLLEHDVENPNEFINTTFDLVWKGLSFHGNDKEGY
- a CDS encoding thiamine diphosphokinase, whose product is MTCYIFTGPCNYSLSELNEFDKTDYIIGVDQGAKYLASNNLHMHLAIGDFDSINDNDLDVINTHSEEIQTHPIKKDYTDTHLAILEAHKRGYEEIILYGGVGNRFDHSYANMLLLRLGNITIVNDTTKMYILQPGTYTIKNEFPYISFFALETVERLSLQGFLYPLENIQLTPYDPLCISNQGSGRVTFGSGLLLVVHQRDTK
- a CDS encoding class I SAM-dependent methyltransferase, with translation MVSFYDLFMVPLEKRGIRKTRQKLLQEACGTVLEIGAGTGVNVKYYQPTCIDELIITDQKVGKHLKQKHQPHISFKEARAEHLPFDDNTFDTVVHTLVFCCVNDVDQGLQEVKRVLKPDGKLLFIEHVLPHKQGLRRLFRSINPLWRLFSSGCSLTKDFKKSLNENGFDIQEQGQFMNTVFIYGTATHKRS
- the rsgA gene encoding ribosome small subunit-dependent GTPase A translates to MKQGRIIKLIGGLYTVRCELGINYEVKARGKFRHINESPKVGDIVTFDNDFIMTVEERENNLVRPPVANVDQALLINSTKEPNFSFHLLDRFLMLIENEDITPVIVVTKIDLLTQDELNQLKEQLAYYETYYKVVYLSSKTKENIEELKHLFEGKISVFAGQTGAGKSSLLNALNPHFDLETNEISKALGRGKHTTRHSELLDVFGGLVADTPGFSKLDFYDIELENVPVNFVDFFERSNQCKFRACTHINEPKCKVQEDVKNGNILPSRYENYKIIYDEIKNQKPKYRSE
- a CDS encoding DAK2 domain-containing protein, whose protein sequence is MNPTVIDGNLLKLLITNGTIALRNDHQRINELNVFPVPDGDTGSNMQSTMMSGVKAIESLENETVEKIAKTLSRGLLMGARGNSGVILSQLFSGFAKVFKGKETCNTKEFVEGMVQGVKQAYGAVINPVEGTILTVAREAAEKALEIATDESGLHDVMKIYIEEAYESLERTPELLAVLKEAGVIDSGGAGFNVIIDGMIMALEGQILEDSKFNTVPSVAQEIGTYSSTEDFGYCTEFIVQLADGEKFNKDKFTKRISRFGDSLVVVADDQICKVHIHTKTPGDVLNFGQQYGNFATLKIENMTLQHSETLLHTEHEGGEEQDCGHQHAHYDGPHSKYGIITVVNGKGLKETFKEMGVSCIIDGGQTMNPSTEDFINAVEKIKCEHVIIIPNNGNVMLSAQHAAQYMEDRSITVLPAKTIAQGYASLTMFDANQDLDENVAEMRDLIQAVKTGEVTYAVRDTEYKGVKITKDEFIGIANGEIVTSNVKRIDTVCHLVQELLDDDSEIITVMYGKTVEEKELEEVMLCIETHHPDVEVEVIEGNQDIYSYIIAVE
- a CDS encoding DUF2785 domain-containing protein, whose translation is MEEKQLQFLKDQKQSGYAFKDVNKFELVLDLLEDIGIKDPQIRDELVYPALAHLLHDKHLTEDELTAVLDKLIGPEYLLFDLDNIIEYSVLIRSFTVLQLVILVHVHNRDHIIPVKYIKQLSTAFMSYFQQETILDGYNETVGFMHSIAHSADLFAQLFKVEDFNETIFKSMLNAIQNKFKINHYYFSHDEDERMVVAIMNALDANILEEEYWKSWISQLGSYTKPTTYPAAYYIKNNVRNILRSLYFALHGREQHQALREHIEATLKEHVTLR
- a CDS encoding cation:proton antiporter, coding for MMLLNAAVSGDLANAIVNLGIIIFAGLFMGRLFEMMKIPAITGYLVAGLFLGPITGIISLDDVHQVSIITDVALGFIAFQVGNELWFGKLRKSGTKIVIITIVQAVATTGLVIFALQFFVDLPIALILGAIAAATSPAEIMMLNKKYRTKGELTDTILPVVGLDDAVGVILFGLLLSISMSLLGTDTSEVNILHLLREPLIEIGISAVLGIAIGLISGFAVRNISSGSDRKEKSLNVVVITVFLTTGAALLFGASPILTPMLAGTVVTNLINKECYILEEETIRFFVPPIMITFFTLAGAQLQFDVVFAAGLVGIVYILGRVVGKFAGAFLGATMVKSGSVVKKYLGIGLLPQSGVAIGLSIATYNTVSAVNIEAASIIQNVVLAAVLVFALTGPVLVKLAYFKAGEAQEIESKVEKVKSWKNTAVYQK
- the rpmB gene encoding 50S ribosomal protein L28, whose protein sequence is MARECYVTKKRGMSGNSRPFSLTATKRRWKANLQKVRIIDEDGTVKKVYVSARALRSGLVKRA
- the recG gene encoding ATP-dependent DNA helicase RecG — translated: MSRLESIKGIGPRMKDKLNRNQIYDAFDLIRRFPKRYEVYHLTTLKDAADGARITIEAKVTSVPTVAYIRKNFNRLSFQVVIEGRPFKVAIFNRDYLRNILDIGEDIVLTGSMDRTKNTFTATTLKLKRNFKNEIEPIYNIDGISDKQFHKFANQAMDDYASFIDDDLPQELQEKYKLIPYHELLRIVHQPHTMKELDKITRRIKYEELFKFQLKMQYTRLKNRSKKSYLKAYDLQAVKDFIASLPYELTNDQKRATNQIIKDIKSPYIMNRLLQGDVGSGKTVVAAITVLAVLSSGYQVAMMAPTEILAKQHYRTFYKWFEHLPYDVLLLTGKLTATERSEILDKVKHQDNVLLIGTHALFSDDVHYDNLGYVITDEQHRFGVEQRKKLREKGYQPDVLYMSATPIPRTLAISLFGDMDITTIREKPASRQAVETKLFSLKQMDLVYMLMEEELRKNHQIYVVTPLILESETTDLSNAQNVFRQLRNHFKDYSIGLMHSKIKQDNKEQVMKLFEENKINILVSTTVIEVGVDIANATMMVVFDSDRFGLSQLHQLRGRIGRSTIKSYCLLLHRDDDEVKERLEIMETTDDGFALSEQDLRLRGPGEFFGYRQSGDMKFEQADIVQDAHILEIAKQDALDILQQKDNYYNPKYQPLFKYLKAQLRKTNLD
- a CDS encoding ferric reductase-like transmembrane domain-containing protein; translation: MIVILYSTIILFIVSILFSKEIHKHNTTLYAMAIVVVLFTTREVPNIVNLGYVPIAFFIVVLFSGLLERNTVRKKLFTVRAELAIIGSILMFPHAFGYVEYYLMELLYGSVTLSFLLGLLAYLMMIPLFITSFQKVRRKMSYKTWKTLHKTAYVFFLLVGLHVILIANENQLLYIALFGFYFTMRFITSIQSNRHKQYKQQSLKTT